The genome window GTTGATCAGGTCTTCCAGTGCCGGATAACCGGGGCTGTAACGTTCGCCCCCGCGATCCTTGGTGCCGGTGCGCTGCCGCAGCAGGCCGTGAACGTATTCGGCGAAGTCCTCGGCGATACGGTCCCCCAAGCCTTGCAGGTACAGTCCCGATTCCGAGTCATTTTCCGCCTTGAAGGTGTTGATGGCCTTCTCCAGCGTCGATCCGGCGGTGGTGATTTGAAGTCCTACTACATCCATAACATCGGATTCTTTCGGATGGAAGTACTGGGCGACAGAAAATTTGTCGCGCTTGCCGTTTTTTGCCTTCCCGATATTTACGGTCCAGGTGATGCGGCCCAGTTCCCGGCTCAAATCCTCCGGATCGTAAACGATCACCTCGTCGCCTTCGCTCTGCGCCGGCAGCAGCGCAAACCGGGCGCGCGGGATGATCCACTGGTTGGCGTCGGCCTTGTCGATCCACTCCTGCTGCAGGCGTTTGAGGTCTTCCATGGTGACGCCTTTTTTCGACCAGGACGACTGCTTGCCGTATTTCCAGTTCAGCGAGAACAGGCTTTTGGAATCGATCACGTCGGACAGCTTTTTGAGCTTGAACTCCACCTTGTGGATGCCGTAGCCGTTCTTGATGGGCTGGTATTTTTTGAAATCGATCTTGCGCCGGTTCAACGATTTCAGCAGGTTCGCCCGGTCCTCTTCCATGCCCTTGGCTTTTTTGTACTGGTGGATCAGCTTTTCGCGGTTTTCGGACATGAAGGTTTTCAGCAGGTCTTTTTCCTTCTCCACCAGTTTGTTCATGGTGTTGACGCCATCCATGCCGCTTTCGCAGTAGAACACCGAGGACAGGATGCTCTCCATATCGTCCTGCCCGTGCATGGCCACATAGCCCGCATGCCGGTGGTTGACCGGCGCGCCGCCGATGAGAATCGGAATCTCGTAATTCTCCTCTTTCAGCATTTTGGCGACGGTGATCATGTGGTTGGAGGTCTGCACCAGCAGCGCGCTCATGCCGATGGCGTCGGCCTTTTCCTTGCGCGCCGTCTCCACGAAGTTTTCCAGCGGCACCTGCACGCCGAGGTCGATGGTGCGGTAGCCGTAGTTGTCGAGCAGCGTTTTGGCGAGGTCCTTGCCGATGCTGTGCACGTCCTGATAGACGGTGCCCAGCACGACGGTGCCTTTGTAAGCGATGGCGTCTCCCGGCTCGACGCCGCTGGTGTGCCGCATCCAGGCTTCGAGGAAGCCCATGACGCTGCGCATGACGTCGGCGCTTTTCAACAGATGCGGCAGGCTGATCTCGCCGCGGCCGAAACCGTCGCCGAGCTCGCGCATGGTTTTCATCAGGTAATCGCTGATGAAGGTCAGCGGCTCGTGTTTGCCCACCGTCTGAACCGCTTGCAACACGATGCGGTCGTTGTATTCGTGCTGGAACCCCTGCACCTCGACCATGCCTTTTTCCTTGTCCTTATACCCGTCGAAGATTTTCTGGCAGATGCTGTCTTCCAAAGACAGGTCGGCGTAGTTGGACTTCTTCTTGACGGCGCCGGTTTTCTTTTGCTCGGCGATTTCCTCCAGCCGCTCGAAGGCGTCCATGTCGCGTTCCAATACGACTTTGCGTCCCAGTTCCGCGTCTTCCGGCGGCAGGCTCTCCACCGGCACGTAGTGATTGGGGTTGAGGATGGCGCAGTCGAGCCCGCGCTTCCGGCCTTCGTCGAGGAACACGCTGGTCAGCACCTTGCGCATGTACGGTTTCTTCGCCAGACCCGCGGTGAGGTTGCCGACACCGATCGACGTGCGCAGATCGGGATGAATGGCTTTGATGCGCGGCAGGCTGTCCAGCGCTTCCAGCGAAAAGTTCATGCCTTCCTGCGACTCGCTGCCGATGGGATAGGCGTTGATGTCGATCAGAATCTGATCCGGGGTGACGCCGTACTTCTCGCCGCACTGTTTGACGATCTCCGCCGCCAGGTCGTATTTCTCGTCGGCGGTG of Nitrospina watsonii contains these proteins:
- a CDS encoding homocysteine S-methyltransferase family protein; amino-acid sequence: MKFEDALKEHVLVLDGAMGTMVQNLDVTDETFGGSLFRMLTDLLTFSRPEWLEDIHFKYLDAGANLIETNTFGASPLRLKEFDWAKINQAVMQAVPEGLDLKQGDLEAIAYHLNVEGCKIARQAIERYKASEGYDGRPLFVAGSIGPSNYVVSSTDANLAKATFDMIVDNNRIQVEGMIDGGADVILFETQQDILETKASVIGAQRAFQNKGKVLPIIAQVTVDGFSKMQIFNTDIHAAYTALAGMGVTVFGMNCNVGPEDLVSTVKRITHLSALPVSVIPNAGQPFSEDGETVYKLEPEAMAEIMKPFVYEYGVNLVGGCCGTNPEHIRALRKMVGDAKPLERKIDPRTYISGPQEAVLLDGSENLVRFGERLNARGSKKVREAVENDEGVRMEELEEVVREQLEDLGIDIIDVCMDSNIVETEKVLPDVIHRMTTDFKGAMVIDSFAVEALEAGLKTYPGRPIINSISLEEYAPGVSKLDAVLKVTAEHHPVYIALVNGESGPAITADEKYDLAAEIVKQCGEKYGVTPDQILIDINAYPIGSESQEGMNFSLEALDSLPRIKAIHPDLRTSIGVGNLTAGLAKKPYMRKVLTSVFLDEGRKRGLDCAILNPNHYVPVESLPPEDAELGRKVVLERDMDAFERLEEIAEQKKTGAVKKKSNYADLSLEDSICQKIFDGYKDKEKGMVEVQGFQHEYNDRIVLQAVQTVGKHEPLTFISDYLMKTMRELGDGFGRGEISLPHLLKSADVMRSVMGFLEAWMRHTSGVEPGDAIAYKGTVVLGTVYQDVHSIGKDLAKTLLDNYGYRTIDLGVQVPLENFVETARKEKADAIGMSALLVQTSNHMITVAKMLKEENYEIPILIGGAPVNHRHAGYVAMHGQDDMESILSSVFYCESGMDGVNTMNKLVEKEKDLLKTFMSENREKLIHQYKKAKGMEEDRANLLKSLNRRKIDFKKYQPIKNGYGIHKVEFKLKKLSDVIDSKSLFSLNWKYGKQSSWSKKGVTMEDLKRLQQEWIDKADANQWIIPRARFALLPAQSEGDEVIVYDPEDLSRELGRITWTVNIGKAKNGKRDKFSVAQYFHPKESDVMDVVGLQITTAGSTLEKAINTFKAENDSESGLYLQGLGDRIAEDFAEYVHGLLRQRTGTKDRGGERYSPGYPALEDLINNKRIHEILECEDLGITLTDANEFNPPSTTAAVVCFHPDAGYF